Proteins encoded together in one Miscanthus floridulus cultivar M001 chromosome 16, ASM1932011v1, whole genome shotgun sequence window:
- the LOC136510262 gene encoding polyprotein of EF-Ts, chloroplastic-like gives MTPSDPIDGIRMSASLLSNEEILRRVRETVEGRQRIEDLFPIQMRPSWGYISLAIEAATEQVREEAPTPHEAGPLESSVAEVSLAAEATEGKAEAPWTSEAEEAEVEVAEAEVAGAEAAGASEAMVADARAPQTTEVEVVEVGAPGATEAKAAEVVALGATEASAAEAVVGAVEPAAQGVEMEAGQASMPLLVQDPPSS, from the exons atgacgccgtCCGACCCGATCGACGGCATCCGTATGTCCGCCTCCCTTCTCTCCAACGAGGAAATcctacgtcgggtgagagagacggtggagggtcGGCAGAGGATCGAGGATCTGTTCCCGATCCAGATGCGTCCATCGTGGGGATACATCTCCCTG GCCATCGAGGCAGCCACGGAGCAAGTAAGGGAGGAGGCACCTACGCCTCATGAGGCTGGGCCCCTCGAGTCCAGTGTGGCCGAGGTGTCCTTAgccgctgaggccaccgagggcaagGCCGAGGCTCCTTGGACCTCTGAGGCCGAGGAGGCGGAGGtcgaggtggcggaggccgaaGTGGCGGGGGCCGAGGCTGCCGGGGCTTCTGAAGCCATGGTGGCGGACGCCAGGGCTCCGCAAACCACCGAGGTCGAGGTGGTGGAGGTTGGAGCTCCCGGGGCCACCGAGGCCAAGGCGGCGGAGGTCGTGGCTCTAGGGGCCACCGAGGCCAGTGCGGCGGAGGCCGTCGTGGGCGCGGTGGAGCCGGCAGCCCAGGGTGTGGAGATGGAGGCGGGGCAGGCCTCGATGCCACTCCTGGTCCAAGACCCGCCGTCGTCGTAG